From the genome of Vicia villosa cultivar HV-30 ecotype Madison, WI linkage group LG2, Vvil1.0, whole genome shotgun sequence, one region includes:
- the LOC131651671 gene encoding uncharacterized protein LOC131651671 produces MADGDNIEDVNNQVHCDNNNNNSGDDLKDSQKVADNENSMPSSQQEEDAVKKKYGGRLPKKPPLISKDHERAYFDSADWALGKQGAQKPKGPLEALRPKLQPTHQQARSRRSAYAPGDGSEVDGEDPSSADDVATEDVAGDKSDAAQDQSSH; encoded by the exons ATGGCAGATGGTGATAATATTGAGGATGTGAACAATCAAGTTCActgtgataataataataataattctggGGATGATCTCAAAGATTCTCAGAAAGTTGCAGATAATGAAAACTCAATGCCCTCTTCTCAACAAGAG GAAGACGCTGTAAAGAAAAAGTATGGAGGGAGATTGCCAAAGAAGCCTCCACTAATATCCAAG GATCATGAACGTGCTTATTTTGATTCTGCTGATTGGGCTTTGGGGAAG CAAGGAGCACAAAAGCCTAAAGGACCACTTGAAGCACTCCGTCCAAAACTGCAG CCAACTCATCAGCAGGCTCGATCAAGGCGCTCAGCTTATGCTCCAGGAGATGGTTCTGAAG TTGACGGGGAGGATCCAAGTTCTGCTGACGATGTTGCTACTGAAGATGTTGCCGGTGATAAGAGTGATGCTGCTCAAGATCAAAGTTCCCATTAG